The region GACACCAGCAGCGTTGGCCGGCCGACCACCGACCACGCCGGTGACGACACCCGGCGGTCCTCGGCCAGCAGCAGGCCGGGCGCGACCGGCACCGGCAGCCCGGTCCGGGTGCCGACCTGGTAGACCTTCTCCACGTTCGGGTCGGCCGGGCAGGAGCAGGTCTGGTCGTAGCTGAGGAACAGCAGCCCGTCGCCGTCCGGTTTCCACACCGGCCAGTGGCCGCGCCACCCGGCCTGGTCGCCGCCGAGCACCGGGACGCCGACGCCCGCGCCGTCGAGCACCCGGAGCCGGGGCTCCCCCGCCGCGGTCAGGGTGTAGGCGATCCGGCCGTCCACCGGGTTCCACGCGGGTTCCCCGGCCGCGCCGACGGGTTCGTCGGTGACCCGCACGACCGCGCCGCCCGCCACCGGCTGCCGGTAGACCTCCGGCTCGCCGTCGCGGTCGGTGGCGAACGCGACCTGCGCGCCGTCGGGCGAGAACGAGGGCCACGACTCGTTCCCGGGGCTGTCGGTGAGCCGCCGGACGCCGGTGCCGTCCACACCCACCACCCACAGGTCGCGCTGCCCGTCCTCGGCCGAGTCGAACACGACCGACCGCAGGTCCGGCGAGAGCTGCGGGTGCCCGGCGTCGCGGCCGGACGTGAGCCGGCGGACCGAGCCGTCCGGCCCGCGCAGGTACACCTGGGGCCGGCGTTCGTCGCGCAGGCTGGTGAACACCACCAGGTCGCCGCGCGCCGACACGTGGTCCTCGAAGTGCGCCGGGCCGTCCGCCACCGGGACGCTCGTCGCCGGCTGGTCGGGCAGCGGGTCGTCCACCACGCCGATCGAGCGGTGCGCGGTGCCGGCGAACGCGATGCGCCCGCCGCCCGGTTCGGCCTGCTGCGCCTGCGCCGGGGCCGTCGCGGCGCGCAGCACGACCACGACCCCGCACAGCGCGACCACGGCCGTGATCGCGGCGACAGCTCGGTTCCTCGCCCTGCTGGACAACGACAACACCTCCGGTTGCGGGCCTCGCGGGAATCCTGGCCACGCCCGGCGCCGCGGCGCGAGGTCCGTGCGGGCAGGGCCGGGGCGGCCGGCGGGTGGGTTCGGGCAACCCGGCCTCAGATCAGGCCGTGCCGCATCACGTAGCCCACGGCGTGGGCGCGGTTGCGCAGGTTCAGCCGGGTGGTCACCTCGTGCAGGACGTTCTTGACCGTCCGCTCCGAGAACGAGGTCTTCACGGCGATCTCGGTGGTGTCGAAGCCTTCCGCGACCAGCCGCAGCATGTCCGCCTCGCGCGAGGTGAGCGTCGACAGGGTGGGCGCGTTGGGGTCCAGGACGGTGCGCTGCAACCGGCCGACGTGGTCCAGCAGCCTGCCCACCAGGTCACCGGGCAGCACCGCCTCCCCCTTCGCCAGCGTCAGCACGGTCGCGACCAGGCGGTCCTGGTCGGCCTCCGCGCGCCGCACCACCGCCGACACCCCGCAGTCGACGGTG is a window of Saccharothrix espanaensis DSM 44229 DNA encoding:
- a CDS encoding helix-turn-helix transcriptional regulator; its protein translation is MTTRIPVAVYAEDPVLRTGVVYQLRPRPEVEVLPAGEQRHAAVALVVVDEVDDAAARVLRSLRRSSATRTGVVVGRFDQDALQLTVDCGVSAVVRRAEADQDRLVATVLTLAKGEAVLPGDLVGRLLDHVGRLQRTVLDPNAPTLSTLTSREADMLRLVAEGFDTTEIAVKTSFSERTVKNVLHEVTTRLNLRNRAHAVGYVMRHGLI